The following are encoded in a window of Trichomycterus rosablanca isolate fTriRos1 chromosome 13, fTriRos1.hap1, whole genome shotgun sequence genomic DNA:
- the thumpd2 gene encoding THUMP domain-containing protein 2 — MMGGGSVRFFCTAGAGMETFLVEEVKHKLAATEVEQIPGRVFFTCCSALQDVMRLKSAERLFLLLHRAPSTPLPTNPAKAASVIQQSIVGDPDVWTSGLSIWSRVQEELGGSAECGRGQKRKREEEEEENEDVRKEGRTTFRVSCRCSGAVARCYNAQNLNRIIGTAVTQQLGWRADLRNPTLEVNVYLSDDHSVVGIPLLRHPLASRGYLKHTGLRSTIAWAMTSLCNLQESFVVLDPMCGVGTILLEGAQECPNSVFIGMDTSQDQLLKALENVEAAGQEGRIVLVRSSCMGIPVPSGCVDAVLCDVPFGRKFSCSTDMTAAFPRILAEMERVLRQGGTLVLLLSLQLSAQIKKLIPPDSQIADRSVDAPTSESDQHGHVTRFSSLVLKSRHRVSLGCTDALIHTYRKTCNQGDQAAQEQVRTPGFEHVAPQLAAPEGGTGGNHRAQPDTM; from the exons ATGATGGGAGGTGGTTCGGTTCGGTTCTTCTGTACCGCGGGAGCCGGTATGGAAACTTTTCTGGTGGAAGAAGTGAAACACAAACTGGCTGCTACTGAG gtggaACAAATCCCTGGACGAGTCTTCTTCACATGCTGCTCGGCTCTCCAGGACGTGATGCGGCTAAAATCAGCAGAGCGGCTCTTCCtgctcctgcacagagctccTTCCACTCCATTACCcacaaatccag CGAAGGCAGCGAGCGTGATACAGCAGAGCATTGTGGGTGATCCAGATGTTTGGACCTCTGGTCTGTCCATTTGGTCCAGAGTGCAGGAGGAGCTTGGTGGGTCTGCTGAGTGTGGGCGTGGTCAGAAGAGGaagagagaggaggaggaggaagagaacGAGGACGTGAGGAAGGAGGGTCGCACAACATTCCGCGTGAGCTGCCGCTGCAGTGGAGCTGTCGCCCGCTGCTATAacgctcag aaCCTGAATCGGATCATCGGAACAGCCGTCACACAGCAGCTCGGATGGAGAGCTGATCTTAGAAATCCAACACTGGAG GTGAATGTTTACCTGAGCGATGACCACAGTGTCGTTGGGATTCCTCTCTTAAG GCATCCTCTGGCCAGTCGCGGTTATCTGAAGCACACAGGGCTCAGGTCCACTATAGCCTGGGCTATGACTTCGCTCTGTAACCTGCAG GAATCCTTTGTTGTTTTAGACCCCATGTGTGGAGTTGGCACCATATTGTTGGAAGGAGCACAGGAGTGTCCG aacagTGTGTTTATAGGGATGGACACCAGTCAGGATCAGTTACTGAAAGCACTTGAGAATGTTGAAGCCGCTGGTCAGGAGGGGAGAATCGTGCTCGTCCGCTCCTCCTGCATGG GGATCCCGGTACCCTCGGGGTGCGTGGACGCGGTGCTGTGTGACGTTCCGTTCGGGAGGAAGTTCAGCTGTAGTACGGACATGACCGCCGCTTTTCCTCGGATTCTTGCCGAGATGGAACG AGTTCTGCGACAGGGTGGAACTCTGGTTCTCCTGCTGAGTCTGCAGCTTTCCGCCCAGATTAAGAAACTCATCCCGCCGGACTCACAAATCGCCGACCGCTCCGTGGATGCACCGACCTCCGAATCAGACCAGCACGGTCATGTGACCAGGTTCAGTTCTTTAGTTCTGAAGAGCAGACACAGAGTGAGTCTCGGGTGCACCGACgcactcatacacacctacagGAAAACGTGTAACCAGGGCGATCAGGCGGCACAGGAGCAAGTTCGGACTCCCGGGTTCGAGCACGTAGCACCACAGTTGGCTGCGCCTGAGGGAGGGACTGGAGGAAATCATAGGGCACAGCCTGATACTATGTGA
- the ecd gene encoding protein ecdysoneless homolog isoform X2, translating to MDFLKRPPVQDDAVQYKLFPLHMDAPDAEENQPRLRKLLELILAEIAPLLVGYIWQQQPFNLSFHPEKGNVPAHLGGSTVFGDNVEDEWFIVYLLKRITQTFTELAASVQDNDGQFLLIEAADFLPKWLDPDSSENRVFLYRGELHILPDRARPGEAGWPRDSVPTVREALQVLHTHGGRCVAEQSIRSAIERRVQGYPGNIRTGLHRAHCYIPAGIAAVLSRRPDLVAPAVSAFYLRDPFDLQACRTFRNFPPDSRVLASVTFTRCLYAQLQQQSFVPDRRSGYALPPRSHPHHRAHDLGMKLAHGFEILCSKSERGTVGAESPVSTNPLWRGFLDSLKRNGYFREELEGSLRYRELMTSAEDFFKRSVTNTKDSPDHGPGEEVLRVLENTSYSLEELKEKEAHLPPEDSDEWLNISPQELDRLLEERGGQRSSLGSNVQRGAGRSEDEEQQEEEAGYTLVAVTQGMKNFINAVSSHEGAEFPRSCLSEPFSFDPETMTSTLDRLLGGQAEELDSDDFDDDDDDEEEEEDEVVKEGPQTQTGAETLDSLRKYMDEMDQELQTTNVGQSFKGGAAGGRAPDGPGWTEDDLRPLDVDVNLVTNLLESLSSQAGLAGPASNLLHSLGLRLPPNADPS from the exons ATGGATTTCCTGAAGAGACCACCCGTGCAGGACGATGCCGTCCAGTACAAGCTGTTTCCTCTCCACATGGATGCGCCGGACGCCGAGGAGAATCAGCCACGCCTCCGGAAGCTCCTGGAGCTCATCCTGGCCGAGATCGCTCCTCTTCTAGTCGGGTACATCTGGCAGCAGCAGCCGTTCAATCTAAGTTTCCATCCAGAGAAAG GGAATGTGCCGGCTCACTTGGGTGGCAGCACGGTGTTCGGCGACAACGTGGAAGATGAGTGGTTCATAGTTTACCTGCTCAAGCGCATCACCCAGACTTTCACCGAGCTGGCCGCCAGCGTTCAGGACAACGACGGTCAGTTCCTCCTGATCGAGGCGGCCGACTTCCTGCCCAAGTGGCTCGACCCGGACAGCAGCGAGAACAGG GTGTTCCTGTACCGCGGCGAGCTGCACATACTGCCCGACCGCGCCCGTCCCGGAGAGGCGGGGTGGCCCCGAGATTCAGTGCCGACGGTCAGGGAAGCGCTGCAGGTCCTCCACACCCACGGGGGGCGCTGCGTGGCAGAGCAAAGCATCCGATCTGCGATAGAACGCCGTGTGCAGGG GTACCCGGGTAACATCCGGACCGGTCTTCACCGCGCCCACTGTTACATACCCGCCGGCATCGCTGCAGTGTTGTCACGGCGACCTGATCTGGTAGCCCCGGCCGTTTCCGCCTTTTACCTGCGAGACCCTTTTGATCTTCAGGCCTGCAGGACGTTCCGGAACTTTCCACCTGATTCAAGAGTCCTCGCATCG GTGACCTTTACTCGGTGTCTCTACGCTCAGCTCCAGCAGCAGAGTTTCGTCCCGGACCGGAGGAGCGGCTACGCCCTGCCACCTCGATCCCACCCGCACCACAGAGCTCACGATCTGGGCATGAAGCTG GCGCACGGCTTTGAGATCCTGTGCAGCAAAAGTGAACGTGGAACAGTGGGCGCCGAGAGTCCCGTCAGCACCAACCCACTGTGGAGAGGCTTTCTGGATAGTCTGAAGAGGAACGGCTACTTCAGG gaggaaCTGGAAGGATCGCTGCGCTACAGAGAGCTCATGACGTCCGCTGAGGATTTTTTCAAGCGCTCGGTCACTAACACGAAGGA CTCTCCTGACCATGGTCCAGGTGAGGAGGTGTTGCGCGTCCTGGAAAATACGTCCTACAGTCTGGAGGAGCTGAAGGAAAAGGAAGCTCACCTGCCCCCCGAAGACA GTGACGAGTGGTTGAACATCAGCCCTCAGGAGCTGGACAGGTTACTGGAGGAACGAGGGGGTCAGAGGTCAAGTTTAGGCTCGAACGTACAGCGCGGAGCTGGAAGAAGCGAGGACGAGGAGCAGCAGGAGGAAGAGGCTGGGTACACTCTGGTGGCTGTGACGCAGGGGATGAAGAACTTCATTAACGCCGTGTCGTCTCACGAAGGAGCCGAATTCCCGCG GTCTTGTTTGTCAGAGCCGTTTAGTTTCGACCCAGAGACGATGACCAGCACACTGGACCGACTGCTCG GTGGCCAAGCCGAGGAGCTGGACTCAGATGATttcgatgatgatgatgatgatgaggaggaggaggaggatgaggtGGTGAAAGAAGGACCTCAGACGCAGACAGGAGCCGAGACCTTGGACAGTCTGAGGAAATACATGGACGAAATGGACCAGGAGCTCCAGACCACCAACGTCGGCCAGAGTTTCAAG GGCGGCGCCGCAGGTGGACGAGCGCCCGACGGCCCCGGGTGGACAGAAGACGACCTCCGGCCGCTGGACGTGGACGTGAACCTGGTGACCAATCTCCTCGAGTCGCTGTCCTCCCAGGCGGGCCTGGCGGGACCCGCTTCCAACCTGCTGCACAGCCTCGGGCTCCGCCTGCCCCCGAACGCCGACCCCTCCTGA
- the ecd gene encoding protein ecdysoneless homolog isoform X1 — MDFLKRPPVQDDAVQYKLFPLHMDAPDAEENQPRLRKLLELILAEIAPLLVGYIWQQQPFNLSFHPEKGNVPAHLGGSTVFGDNVEDEWFIVYLLKRITQTFTELAASVQDNDGQFLLIEAADFLPKWLDPDSSENRVFLYRGELHILPDRARPGEAGWPRDSVPTVREALQVLHTHGGRCVAEQSIRSAIERRVQGYPGNIRTGLHRAHCYIPAGIAAVLSRRPDLVAPAVSAFYLRDPFDLQACRTFRNFPPDSRVLASVTFTRCLYAQLQQQSFVPDRRSGYALPPRSHPHHRAHDLGMKLAHGFEILCSKSERGTVGAESPVSTNPLWRGFLDSLKRNGYFREELEGSLRYRELMTSAEDFFKRSVTNTKDSPDHGPGEEVLRVLENTSYSLEELKEKEAHLPPEDSDEWLNISPQELDRLLEERGGQRSSLGSNVQRGAGRSEDEEQQEEEAGYTLVAVTQGMKNFINAVSSHEGAEFPRSCLSEPFSFDPETMTSTLDRLLGGQAEELDSDDFDDDDDDEEEEEDEVVKEGPQTQTGAETLDSLRKYMDEMDQELQTTNVGQSFKQGGAAGGRAPDGPGWTEDDLRPLDVDVNLVTNLLESLSSQAGLAGPASNLLHSLGLRLPPNADPS; from the exons ATGGATTTCCTGAAGAGACCACCCGTGCAGGACGATGCCGTCCAGTACAAGCTGTTTCCTCTCCACATGGATGCGCCGGACGCCGAGGAGAATCAGCCACGCCTCCGGAAGCTCCTGGAGCTCATCCTGGCCGAGATCGCTCCTCTTCTAGTCGGGTACATCTGGCAGCAGCAGCCGTTCAATCTAAGTTTCCATCCAGAGAAAG GGAATGTGCCGGCTCACTTGGGTGGCAGCACGGTGTTCGGCGACAACGTGGAAGATGAGTGGTTCATAGTTTACCTGCTCAAGCGCATCACCCAGACTTTCACCGAGCTGGCCGCCAGCGTTCAGGACAACGACGGTCAGTTCCTCCTGATCGAGGCGGCCGACTTCCTGCCCAAGTGGCTCGACCCGGACAGCAGCGAGAACAGG GTGTTCCTGTACCGCGGCGAGCTGCACATACTGCCCGACCGCGCCCGTCCCGGAGAGGCGGGGTGGCCCCGAGATTCAGTGCCGACGGTCAGGGAAGCGCTGCAGGTCCTCCACACCCACGGGGGGCGCTGCGTGGCAGAGCAAAGCATCCGATCTGCGATAGAACGCCGTGTGCAGGG GTACCCGGGTAACATCCGGACCGGTCTTCACCGCGCCCACTGTTACATACCCGCCGGCATCGCTGCAGTGTTGTCACGGCGACCTGATCTGGTAGCCCCGGCCGTTTCCGCCTTTTACCTGCGAGACCCTTTTGATCTTCAGGCCTGCAGGACGTTCCGGAACTTTCCACCTGATTCAAGAGTCCTCGCATCG GTGACCTTTACTCGGTGTCTCTACGCTCAGCTCCAGCAGCAGAGTTTCGTCCCGGACCGGAGGAGCGGCTACGCCCTGCCACCTCGATCCCACCCGCACCACAGAGCTCACGATCTGGGCATGAAGCTG GCGCACGGCTTTGAGATCCTGTGCAGCAAAAGTGAACGTGGAACAGTGGGCGCCGAGAGTCCCGTCAGCACCAACCCACTGTGGAGAGGCTTTCTGGATAGTCTGAAGAGGAACGGCTACTTCAGG gaggaaCTGGAAGGATCGCTGCGCTACAGAGAGCTCATGACGTCCGCTGAGGATTTTTTCAAGCGCTCGGTCACTAACACGAAGGA CTCTCCTGACCATGGTCCAGGTGAGGAGGTGTTGCGCGTCCTGGAAAATACGTCCTACAGTCTGGAGGAGCTGAAGGAAAAGGAAGCTCACCTGCCCCCCGAAGACA GTGACGAGTGGTTGAACATCAGCCCTCAGGAGCTGGACAGGTTACTGGAGGAACGAGGGGGTCAGAGGTCAAGTTTAGGCTCGAACGTACAGCGCGGAGCTGGAAGAAGCGAGGACGAGGAGCAGCAGGAGGAAGAGGCTGGGTACACTCTGGTGGCTGTGACGCAGGGGATGAAGAACTTCATTAACGCCGTGTCGTCTCACGAAGGAGCCGAATTCCCGCG GTCTTGTTTGTCAGAGCCGTTTAGTTTCGACCCAGAGACGATGACCAGCACACTGGACCGACTGCTCG GTGGCCAAGCCGAGGAGCTGGACTCAGATGATttcgatgatgatgatgatgatgaggaggaggaggaggatgaggtGGTGAAAGAAGGACCTCAGACGCAGACAGGAGCCGAGACCTTGGACAGTCTGAGGAAATACATGGACGAAATGGACCAGGAGCTCCAGACCACCAACGTCGGCCAGAGTTTCAAG CAGGGCGGCGCCGCAGGTGGACGAGCGCCCGACGGCCCCGGGTGGACAGAAGACGACCTCCGGCCGCTGGACGTGGACGTGAACCTGGTGACCAATCTCCTCGAGTCGCTGTCCTCCCAGGCGGGCCTGGCGGGACCCGCTTCCAACCTGCTGCACAGCCTCGGGCTCCGCCTGCCCCCGAACGCCGACCCCTCCTGA
- the ecd gene encoding protein ecdysoneless homolog isoform X3 — protein sequence MIEVLAGPAGLFDDFWSVGNVPAHLGGSTVFGDNVEDEWFIVYLLKRITQTFTELAASVQDNDGQFLLIEAADFLPKWLDPDSSENRVFLYRGELHILPDRARPGEAGWPRDSVPTVREALQVLHTHGGRCVAEQSIRSAIERRVQGYPGNIRTGLHRAHCYIPAGIAAVLSRRPDLVAPAVSAFYLRDPFDLQACRTFRNFPPDSRVLASVTFTRCLYAQLQQQSFVPDRRSGYALPPRSHPHHRAHDLGMKLAHGFEILCSKSERGTVGAESPVSTNPLWRGFLDSLKRNGYFREELEGSLRYRELMTSAEDFFKRSVTNTKDSPDHGPGEEVLRVLENTSYSLEELKEKEAHLPPEDSDEWLNISPQELDRLLEERGGQRSSLGSNVQRGAGRSEDEEQQEEEAGYTLVAVTQGMKNFINAVSSHEGAEFPRSCLSEPFSFDPETMTSTLDRLLGGQAEELDSDDFDDDDDDEEEEEDEVVKEGPQTQTGAETLDSLRKYMDEMDQELQTTNVGQSFKQGGAAGGRAPDGPGWTEDDLRPLDVDVNLVTNLLESLSSQAGLAGPASNLLHSLGLRLPPNADPS from the exons ATGATTGAAGTTCTAGCCGGTCCTGCCGGTCTGTTTGATGATTTCTGGTCTGTAGGGAATGTGCCGGCTCACTTGGGTGGCAGCACGGTGTTCGGCGACAACGTGGAAGATGAGTGGTTCATAGTTTACCTGCTCAAGCGCATCACCCAGACTTTCACCGAGCTGGCCGCCAGCGTTCAGGACAACGACGGTCAGTTCCTCCTGATCGAGGCGGCCGACTTCCTGCCCAAGTGGCTCGACCCGGACAGCAGCGAGAACAGG GTGTTCCTGTACCGCGGCGAGCTGCACATACTGCCCGACCGCGCCCGTCCCGGAGAGGCGGGGTGGCCCCGAGATTCAGTGCCGACGGTCAGGGAAGCGCTGCAGGTCCTCCACACCCACGGGGGGCGCTGCGTGGCAGAGCAAAGCATCCGATCTGCGATAGAACGCCGTGTGCAGGG GTACCCGGGTAACATCCGGACCGGTCTTCACCGCGCCCACTGTTACATACCCGCCGGCATCGCTGCAGTGTTGTCACGGCGACCTGATCTGGTAGCCCCGGCCGTTTCCGCCTTTTACCTGCGAGACCCTTTTGATCTTCAGGCCTGCAGGACGTTCCGGAACTTTCCACCTGATTCAAGAGTCCTCGCATCG GTGACCTTTACTCGGTGTCTCTACGCTCAGCTCCAGCAGCAGAGTTTCGTCCCGGACCGGAGGAGCGGCTACGCCCTGCCACCTCGATCCCACCCGCACCACAGAGCTCACGATCTGGGCATGAAGCTG GCGCACGGCTTTGAGATCCTGTGCAGCAAAAGTGAACGTGGAACAGTGGGCGCCGAGAGTCCCGTCAGCACCAACCCACTGTGGAGAGGCTTTCTGGATAGTCTGAAGAGGAACGGCTACTTCAGG gaggaaCTGGAAGGATCGCTGCGCTACAGAGAGCTCATGACGTCCGCTGAGGATTTTTTCAAGCGCTCGGTCACTAACACGAAGGA CTCTCCTGACCATGGTCCAGGTGAGGAGGTGTTGCGCGTCCTGGAAAATACGTCCTACAGTCTGGAGGAGCTGAAGGAAAAGGAAGCTCACCTGCCCCCCGAAGACA GTGACGAGTGGTTGAACATCAGCCCTCAGGAGCTGGACAGGTTACTGGAGGAACGAGGGGGTCAGAGGTCAAGTTTAGGCTCGAACGTACAGCGCGGAGCTGGAAGAAGCGAGGACGAGGAGCAGCAGGAGGAAGAGGCTGGGTACACTCTGGTGGCTGTGACGCAGGGGATGAAGAACTTCATTAACGCCGTGTCGTCTCACGAAGGAGCCGAATTCCCGCG GTCTTGTTTGTCAGAGCCGTTTAGTTTCGACCCAGAGACGATGACCAGCACACTGGACCGACTGCTCG GTGGCCAAGCCGAGGAGCTGGACTCAGATGATttcgatgatgatgatgatgatgaggaggaggaggaggatgaggtGGTGAAAGAAGGACCTCAGACGCAGACAGGAGCCGAGACCTTGGACAGTCTGAGGAAATACATGGACGAAATGGACCAGGAGCTCCAGACCACCAACGTCGGCCAGAGTTTCAAG CAGGGCGGCGCCGCAGGTGGACGAGCGCCCGACGGCCCCGGGTGGACAGAAGACGACCTCCGGCCGCTGGACGTGGACGTGAACCTGGTGACCAATCTCCTCGAGTCGCTGTCCTCCCAGGCGGGCCTGGCGGGACCCGCTTCCAACCTGCTGCACAGCCTCGGGCTCCGCCTGCCCCCGAACGCCGACCCCTCCTGA